A section of the Streptomyces sp. NBC_01591 genome encodes:
- a CDS encoding putative leader peptide, protein MQCSIGGLPQRGRADLTKRRAVDLCRVAAMLCRTV, encoded by the coding sequence ATGCAGTGCTCTATTGGCGGTCTCCCACAGCGGGGACGGGCGGATCTCACGAAGCGGCGGGCAGTGGACCTGTGCCGCGTCGCCGCCATGCTCTGTCGCACTGTCTGA
- a CDS encoding sulfurtransferase, giving the protein MSRSDVLVDADWVEAHIDDPKVALVEVDEDTSAYEKNHIKNAIRIDWTKDLQDPVRRDFIDQAGFEELLSGKGIGNDTTVVLYGGNNNWFASYAFWYFKLYGHQDVRLLDGGRKKWELDSRDLVDGDQIPSRPATEYKAQPQDESIRAYRDEVVKAIGNQNLVDVRSPDEFSGKLLAPAHLPQEQSQRPGHVPSARNIPWSKNANDDGTFKSDDELKALYEAEQVDLSKDTIAYCRIGERSALTWFVLHQLLGQENVKNYDGSWTEYGSLVGVPIELGANK; this is encoded by the coding sequence ATGAGCCGCAGTGACGTCCTGGTAGACGCCGACTGGGTCGAGGCCCACATCGACGACCCGAAGGTCGCTCTCGTCGAGGTCGACGAGGACACCTCGGCGTACGAGAAGAACCACATCAAGAACGCGATCCGGATCGACTGGACCAAGGACCTCCAGGACCCGGTCCGCCGCGACTTCATCGACCAGGCCGGCTTCGAGGAGCTGCTGTCCGGCAAGGGCATCGGCAACGACACCACGGTCGTCCTGTACGGCGGCAACAACAACTGGTTCGCGTCCTACGCGTTCTGGTACTTCAAGCTCTACGGTCACCAGGACGTCCGCCTGCTCGACGGCGGCCGCAAGAAGTGGGAGCTGGACTCCCGCGACCTGGTCGACGGCGACCAGATCCCGTCCCGCCCGGCCACCGAGTACAAGGCCCAGCCGCAGGACGAGTCGATCCGCGCCTACCGCGACGAAGTCGTGAAGGCGATCGGCAACCAGAACCTGGTCGACGTGCGTTCGCCCGACGAGTTCAGCGGCAAGCTGCTCGCCCCGGCGCACCTCCCGCAGGAGCAGTCCCAGCGCCCCGGCCACGTGCCGAGTGCCCGCAACATCCCGTGGTCGAAGAACGCCAACGACGACGGCACCTTCAAGTCGGACGACGAGCTCAAGGCCCTCTACGAGGCCGAGCAGGTCGACCTGTCGAAGGACACCATCGCGTACTGCCGCATCGGTGAGCGCTCCGCGCTCACCTGGTTCGTGCTGCACCAGCTGCTCGGCCAGGAGAACGTCAAGAACTACGACGGTTCGTGGACCGAGTACGGCTCCCTCGTGGGTGTGCCGATCGAGCTCGGCGCCAACAAGTAA
- a CDS encoding DUF1416 domain-containing protein: protein MCGAKAGGPDASTIKPGETTIQGSVTRDGEPVTGYVRLLDSTGEFTAEVPTSATGQFRFYAAEGTWTLRALVPGGSADRTVVAQTGGLSEVAIAV, encoded by the coding sequence ATGTGTGGAGCAAAGGCCGGCGGCCCCGACGCTTCGACCATCAAGCCCGGTGAGACCACCATCCAGGGCAGCGTGACCCGCGACGGCGAGCCCGTCACCGGCTACGTGCGCCTGCTGGACTCGACCGGCGAGTTCACCGCCGAGGTCCCGACCTCGGCGACCGGACAGTTCCGCTTCTACGCGGCCGAGGGCACGTGGACGCTGCGCGCCCTCGTCCCGGGCGGCAGCGCCGACCGCACGGTCGTGGCGCAGACCGGTGGCCTCTCCGAGGTCGCGATCGCCGTCTAG
- a CDS encoding DUF3099 domain-containing protein, protein MYARRRRGYFLMMGGCIVLFVSAWSFVRLWSMPAAIVMCLVAMVIPPIAAMVANRRGPDDRWWDDPSGDPKSDEWWDELDGKKRR, encoded by the coding sequence ATGTACGCGCGGCGCCGTCGCGGCTATTTCCTGATGATGGGCGGTTGCATCGTCCTCTTCGTATCGGCCTGGTCGTTTGTCAGGCTGTGGTCGATGCCCGCCGCGATAGTGATGTGCCTCGTCGCGATGGTCATCCCGCCCATCGCGGCCATGGTCGCCAACCGGCGGGGGCCGGATGACCGCTGGTGGGACGATCCGTCCGGTGACCCGAAGTCCGACGAGTGGTGGGACGAACTCGACGGCAAGAAACGGCGCTAG
- a CDS encoding DsrE family protein, producing MPKKLVIKVTAGADSAERCSQAFTVAAVAVASGVEVSLWLTGESSWFALPGRAAEFELPHAAPLPDLIESIQAGGRITLCTQCAARRDITEQDVLEGVRIAGAQVFVSEIMADGVQALVY from the coding sequence ATGCCGAAGAAGCTCGTGATCAAGGTGACCGCAGGTGCCGACTCCGCCGAGCGCTGCTCGCAGGCGTTCACGGTGGCCGCGGTCGCCGTCGCCAGTGGTGTGGAGGTCTCGCTCTGGCTGACCGGGGAGTCCTCGTGGTTCGCGCTGCCGGGGCGCGCCGCCGAGTTCGAACTGCCGCATGCCGCGCCGCTGCCGGATCTGATCGAGTCAATCCAGGCGGGCGGCCGGATCACCCTGTGCACGCAGTGCGCGGCCCGTCGTGACATCACCGAGCAGGACGTCCTGGAAGGCGTACGGATCGCCGGTGCGCAGGTCTTCGTCAGCGAGATCATGGCCGACGGCGTCCAGGCCCTCGTCTACTGA
- a CDS encoding FABP family protein translates to MIEIPSDLHPDLVPLAFLLGNWAGAGVSDFPGAEQCNFGQEVSFSHDGRDFLEYVSHSWVLDSEGEKVRPLESESGYWRIDKDRKVEVVMVRDQGVIEIWYGELADKKPQIDLVTDAVARTAASGPYSGGKRLYGYVKSDLMWVGEKATPEVELRPYMSAHLKKVVTPEEVEAMAKGLGDLPDDGIAFFK, encoded by the coding sequence ATGATCGAGATCCCGTCCGACCTCCACCCGGACCTCGTCCCGCTGGCCTTCCTCCTCGGCAACTGGGCGGGCGCGGGTGTCTCCGACTTCCCCGGCGCCGAGCAGTGCAACTTCGGCCAGGAAGTCTCCTTCAGCCACGACGGCCGCGACTTCCTGGAGTACGTCTCGCACAGCTGGGTGCTCGACTCCGAGGGCGAGAAGGTCCGGCCGCTGGAGTCCGAGTCCGGCTACTGGCGCATCGACAAGGACCGCAAGGTCGAGGTCGTCATGGTCCGCGACCAGGGCGTCATCGAGATCTGGTACGGCGAGCTGGCCGACAAGAAGCCGCAGATCGACCTGGTCACCGACGCGGTGGCCCGGACCGCGGCCTCCGGCCCGTACAGCGGTGGCAAGCGTCTGTACGGCTATGTGAAGAGCGACCTGATGTGGGTCGGCGAGAAGGCCACCCCCGAGGTGGAGCTGCGCCCGTACATGTCGGCGCACCTGAAGAAGGTCGTCACCCCGGAAGAGGTCGAGGCGATGGCGAAGGGCCTCGGCGACCTGCCGGACGACGGCATCGCCTTCTTCAAGTAG
- a CDS encoding Fur family transcriptional regulator: MVSTDWKTDLRQRGYRLTPQRQLVLEAVDALEHATPDDILSEVRRTASGVNISTVYRTLELLEELGLVSHAHLGHGAPTYHLADRHHHIHLVCRDCTNVIEADVAVVAEFTAKLQNSFGFETDMKHFAIFGRCAECTAKAASEEADRASAETAGPKP; this comes from the coding sequence GTGGTGAGCACCGACTGGAAGACCGATCTCCGACAGCGCGGCTATCGGCTGACGCCGCAGCGGCAGCTTGTCCTGGAAGCCGTCGACGCGCTGGAACACGCGACACCCGACGACATCCTCTCCGAGGTGCGCAGGACCGCGTCCGGCGTGAACATCTCCACCGTCTACCGGACGCTCGAACTCCTGGAGGAGCTGGGGCTGGTCAGCCACGCCCATCTGGGACACGGGGCGCCCACGTACCACCTGGCCGACCGTCACCACCACATCCATCTGGTCTGCCGCGACTGCACGAACGTCATCGAGGCCGATGTCGCCGTCGTCGCCGAGTTCACCGCGAAGCTGCAGAACAGCTTCGGGTTCGAGACGGACATGAAGCACTTCGCGATCTTCGGCCGCTGTGCCGAGTGCACGGCGAAGGCGGCGTCCGAGGAAGCCGACCGGGCGTCCGCCGAAACGGCCGGTCCCAAGCCGTAG
- the ygfZ gene encoding CAF17-like 4Fe-4S cluster assembly/insertion protein YgfZ has translation MKSPLLSLPGAVPAEGRDEGVAAHYGDLFREQRALADGSGLVDLSHRAVVTVTGSDRLAWLHLLLTQHVSELAPGQATEALILTANGHIEHALYLVDDGETVWMHAEPGTQGDLIAYLESMKFFYRVEVADRTEDFAVVYLPAGSIAEVPDGVTVRETAYGRDLFLPRADLEKYAAAHGPVAGILAYEALRVEAHRPRLGFETDHRTIPHELGLIGTAVHLQKGCYRGQETVARVQNLGKPPRRLVFLHLDGSEVLLPGHGTPVRLAADGAEGRQLGFITTSARHHELGPIALALVKRNVAVDAELLAGDTAAAQETVVEP, from the coding sequence ATGAAGAGCCCCCTGCTGTCCCTGCCCGGCGCCGTCCCCGCCGAAGGCCGCGACGAAGGCGTCGCCGCGCACTACGGCGACCTGTTCCGCGAGCAGCGCGCCCTCGCCGACGGCTCCGGCCTCGTCGACCTCTCGCACCGCGCCGTCGTCACCGTCACCGGCAGCGACCGGCTGGCCTGGCTGCACCTCCTGCTCACCCAGCACGTCAGCGAACTCGCCCCGGGCCAGGCCACCGAGGCCCTGATCCTCACCGCCAACGGGCACATCGAGCACGCCCTCTACCTCGTCGACGACGGCGAGACCGTGTGGATGCACGCCGAACCGGGCACCCAGGGCGACCTCATCGCCTACCTGGAGTCCATGAAGTTCTTCTACCGGGTCGAAGTCGCCGACCGCACCGAGGACTTCGCCGTCGTGTATCTGCCGGCCGGTTCCATCGCGGAGGTCCCGGACGGCGTGACGGTACGGGAGACGGCGTACGGCCGGGACCTGTTCCTGCCCCGCGCCGACCTGGAGAAGTACGCGGCGGCGCACGGCCCGGTGGCCGGCATCCTGGCGTACGAGGCGCTGCGCGTGGAGGCGCACCGCCCGCGCCTCGGCTTCGAGACCGACCACCGCACCATCCCGCACGAGCTGGGCCTGATCGGCACCGCCGTACATCTCCAGAAGGGCTGCTACCGCGGCCAGGAGACGGTGGCCCGGGTGCAGAACCTGGGCAAGCCGCCGCGTCGGCTGGTCTTCCTGCACCTCGACGGCAGCGAGGTCCTGCTGCCCGGACACGGCACACCGGTGCGGCTCGCCGCGGACGGCGCCGAGGGGCGCCAGCTGGGCTTCATCACCACGTCCGCCCGCCACCACGAGCTGGGGCCGATCGCCCTGGCCCTGGTCAAGCGGAACGTCGCGGTGGACGCCGAGCTGCTCGCCGGGGACACGGCCGCGGCCCAGGAGACGGTCGTCGAACCGTAA
- the dtd gene encoding D-aminoacyl-tRNA deacylase, translating to MRAVIQRVDGASVTVADGADGAGGPEVVGEIVGEGLCVLVGVTHGDTPEKAAQLARKLWSLRVLEGEKSCSDVNAPLLVISQFTLYGDARKGRRPTWNAAAPGEIAEPLVDEVVKQLRALGAQVETGRFGADMRVSLTNHGPFTVIVEV from the coding sequence ATGCGTGCAGTGATACAGAGGGTGGACGGCGCGAGCGTCACGGTGGCGGACGGCGCGGACGGGGCGGGCGGGCCCGAGGTGGTCGGCGAAATCGTCGGCGAAGGGCTGTGTGTGCTGGTGGGAGTCACCCACGGGGACACCCCGGAGAAGGCGGCGCAGCTCGCCCGCAAGCTCTGGTCGCTCCGCGTCCTGGAGGGCGAGAAGTCCTGCTCCGATGTGAATGCACCGCTTTTGGTGATTTCGCAGTTCACTCTCTACGGGGACGCCCGGAAGGGCCGCAGGCCCACCTGGAACGCCGCGGCGCCCGGCGAGATCGCCGAACCGCTGGTCGACGAGGTGGTGAAGCAGTTGCGGGCACTGGGGGCGCAGGTGGAGACGGGCCGGTTCGGAGCGGACATGCGGGTCTCGCTCACGAACCACGGCCCGTTCACCGTCATCGTCGAGGTCTGA
- a CDS encoding RsiG family protein produces the protein MSIYGTGQSPGAVPVTRTGASTSTSTMRPPVQRNGHGPADGLSAGPQPELGALRLPELRTLRRDAQRDEADLSYVRRLVQGRIDILRAELARRLDPETPVVDRLSEILADTPSQHRSSARHVTLTTPRSDEYRRLAAETLAEVELSDLDARTDEELHTAMGRLVRYEQQVSRRRHQLQRTTDDCSAEIARRYRDGEAQVDDLLA, from the coding sequence ATGAGCATCTATGGAACCGGGCAGTCCCCCGGCGCCGTACCGGTCACGCGTACCGGCGCCAGCACCAGCACCAGCACCATGCGCCCACCCGTGCAGCGAAACGGTCACGGCCCGGCGGACGGCCTGTCCGCCGGGCCGCAGCCCGAGCTGGGCGCCCTGCGGCTGCCGGAACTGCGCACGCTGCGCCGCGATGCGCAGCGCGACGAGGCGGACCTCAGCTATGTGCGCCGGCTCGTCCAGGGCCGGATCGACATCCTGCGGGCCGAGCTGGCCCGGCGGCTGGATCCGGAGACACCGGTGGTGGACCGGCTCTCGGAGATCCTCGCCGACACCCCGTCCCAGCACCGCTCCTCCGCCCGGCACGTCACGCTGACCACGCCCCGCAGCGACGAGTACCGCCGGCTGGCCGCCGAGACGCTCGCCGAGGTCGAGCTCTCCGACCTCGACGCCCGTACGGACGAAGAGCTGCACACCGCGATGGGACGCCTGGTCCGCTACGAACAGCAGGTCTCCCGCCGCCGTCACCAGCTGCAACGCACCACTGACGATTGCAGCGCGGAGATCGCCCGCAGGTACCGTGACGGTGAAGCACAAGTAGACGACCTGCTCGCCTGA
- a CDS encoding asparaginase yields the protein MTSSAAPAAPSAISSALPVLAEVVRSGFVEGHHRGSLVVLAADGSVERSLGDPTVPVFPRSSNKPMQAAAVLRAGLDLSGERLALAAASHSGEDFHLELVRTMLAEHGLTPGDLQTPPDLPLDPVEAETYLAAGHARERITMNCSGKHAAMLAVCAVNGWDQESYLDPAHPLQQLVHQVVEEAAGEPVTAVGTDGCGAPLMAISLVGLARAFRTFVLAGPGTAERRVGDAMRAHPEYVAGTRRPDTWLMREVPGTLSKMGAEAVQAVALADGRALAFKVDDGATRALGPVLARSLRLLGIDAPVVSRIGHAPLLGGGGEVGEIRAAF from the coding sequence ATGACCTCCAGCGCCGCCCCCGCTGCCCCATCCGCCATATCCTCCGCTCTCCCCGTCCTGGCCGAGGTCGTACGGTCCGGCTTCGTGGAGGGCCATCACCGGGGCTCGCTGGTCGTCCTGGCCGCCGACGGCAGCGTGGAGCGGTCCCTGGGCGACCCGACGGTGCCGGTCTTCCCGCGCTCCTCCAACAAGCCGATGCAGGCAGCGGCCGTGCTGCGGGCCGGGCTCGATCTGTCCGGGGAGCGGCTGGCACTGGCCGCCGCGAGCCACTCCGGCGAGGACTTCCACCTCGAACTCGTCCGCACGATGCTCGCCGAGCACGGACTGACGCCCGGTGATCTGCAGACCCCGCCCGATCTGCCGCTGGACCCGGTCGAGGCGGAGACGTATCTCGCCGCGGGCCACGCCCGGGAGCGGATCACCATGAACTGTTCCGGCAAGCACGCGGCGATGCTCGCGGTGTGCGCGGTGAACGGCTGGGACCAGGAGTCCTACCTCGACCCGGCGCACCCGCTCCAGCAGCTGGTCCACCAGGTCGTGGAGGAGGCGGCCGGCGAGCCGGTCACGGCGGTCGGCACGGACGGGTGCGGTGCGCCACTGATGGCGATCAGCCTGGTGGGCCTGGCGCGGGCCTTCCGCACGTTCGTACTGGCGGGGCCGGGGACGGCGGAGCGCCGGGTCGGGGACGCGATGCGGGCCCACCCCGAGTACGTGGCCGGAACCCGCCGCCCCGACACCTGGCTGATGCGGGAGGTGCCGGGCACGCTCTCCAAGATGGGCGCCGAGGCGGTGCAGGCGGTGGCGCTGGCGGACGGCCGGGCGCTGGCCTTCAAGGTCGACGACGGTGCGACGCGGGCGCTCGGGCCGGTACTGGCCCGCTCGCTGCGGCTGCTCGGCATCGACGCCCCGGTGGTCTCCCGGATCGGACACGCGCCGCTGCTGGGCGGCGGCGGGGAGGTCGGCGAGATCCGGGCGGCCTTCTGA
- a CDS encoding GNAT family N-acetyltransferase has translation MASDVRTITAAEFPDWLRAKHTGFLKQPTGTEQEAERRLPHTDLIRAQGAFDGGRCVATFRSFAQELTVVGGATVPADAICNVTVSPTHRRRGLLSRMMATDLAAAKERGDVVATLIAAEYPIYGRYGFGPAAWTTEWEIDVPRAGLDPRWSGPSAQDGGRIDLVSGADVRKLGPALHERLRARQHGVIDRDARWWEVNTGEVELGPGSWTEPYYAVYSNAAGEAEGLIAYRADNKWGDAKQPLNGATVLGQIAVTPAAERTLWHFVCSIDWITTVRSGYRAPDDLLPLLLPDPRAARIVTQADWLWVRVLDVVRALEARTYAVPGTLTLDIHDTTGLTTGRYRLEASASAATCTPTTADADLALDVRELGTLYLGDESPSRLAALGHIEELTPGAVAVAEGMFRAGRRAWCPDLF, from the coding sequence ATGGCCTCTGACGTCCGTACGATCACCGCCGCCGAGTTCCCCGACTGGCTGCGTGCCAAGCACACCGGATTTCTGAAGCAGCCGACGGGGACGGAACAGGAGGCGGAACGGCGCCTCCCGCACACAGATCTCATCCGCGCGCAGGGCGCGTTCGACGGCGGGCGGTGCGTGGCCACCTTCCGTTCCTTCGCGCAGGAACTCACGGTCGTCGGCGGCGCCACGGTGCCGGCCGACGCGATCTGCAACGTCACGGTGTCGCCCACGCACCGCCGCCGCGGGCTGCTCAGCCGGATGATGGCCACGGACCTCGCGGCGGCGAAGGAGCGCGGTGACGTGGTCGCCACGCTGATCGCCGCCGAGTACCCGATCTACGGGCGGTACGGCTTCGGCCCGGCGGCATGGACCACCGAGTGGGAGATCGACGTACCGAGGGCGGGTCTCGACCCGCGCTGGTCGGGCCCGTCCGCGCAGGACGGCGGCCGGATCGACCTGGTGAGCGGCGCGGACGTACGCAAGCTGGGCCCGGCCCTCCACGAGCGGCTGCGCGCCCGGCAGCACGGTGTGATCGACCGCGACGCGCGCTGGTGGGAAGTGAACACCGGCGAGGTCGAACTCGGACCAGGTAGCTGGACGGAGCCCTACTACGCGGTCTACAGCAACGCGGCCGGCGAGGCCGAGGGCCTGATCGCCTACCGCGCCGACAACAAGTGGGGCGATGCCAAGCAGCCGCTGAACGGGGCCACGGTGCTCGGGCAGATCGCCGTCACCCCGGCCGCCGAGCGCACGCTGTGGCACTTCGTCTGCTCGATCGACTGGATCACCACGGTCCGCTCCGGCTACCGCGCCCCCGACGACCTGCTGCCCCTCCTCCTCCCGGACCCGCGCGCGGCCCGCATCGTGACCCAGGCGGACTGGTTGTGGGTACGGGTCCTGGACGTCGTACGCGCCCTGGAGGCCCGCACCTACGCGGTACCCGGCACGCTCACCCTCGACATCCACGACACCACGGGCCTGACCACCGGCCGCTACCGCCTGGAAGCGTCCGCCTCCGCCGCGACCTGCACCCCCACCACGGCCGACGCCGACCTCGCGCTGGACGTACGGGAGTTGGGCACCCTCTACCTGGGCGACGAATCACCGTCCCGGCTGGCGGCCCTGGGCCACATCGAGGAACTCACGCCCGGCGCGGTGGCGGTGGCGGAGGGGATGTTCCGGGCGGGGCGGCGGGCCTGGTGCCCGGACCTGTTCTGA
- a CDS encoding TetR/AcrR family transcriptional regulator C-terminal domain-containing protein — protein MGSREGGVQVTEEKGPSGGTGLPASIEAAWGLRARPVKGPKPGLSLARIVDAAVAVAASEGLGGVSMGRVAKDLGASTMSLYRYVSAKGELYVLMQEAAMGPPPPLPALESGAGWREALTQWAWAQRRVFHRNLWMLRIPVSGPPASPNSVAWWEQGLQALEGTGLDAREEVSVILLINGFVRNEALLMGDLAAAVEARGIPAQEVTDGYTRTLNRLVDPVRHPSLSRLLGSEVLGAPREPDDEFRFGLERVLDGIEVLVEARARSGA, from the coding sequence ATGGGATCGAGGGAAGGTGGGGTTCAGGTGACTGAAGAGAAGGGCCCGTCGGGCGGTACGGGCCTGCCGGCCAGTATCGAGGCCGCCTGGGGGCTGCGGGCGCGTCCGGTCAAGGGGCCGAAGCCGGGGTTGAGTCTGGCCCGCATCGTGGACGCCGCGGTGGCGGTGGCGGCGTCTGAGGGGCTCGGTGGGGTGTCGATGGGGCGGGTCGCCAAGGACCTGGGGGCCTCGACGATGTCGCTCTACCGGTATGTGTCCGCCAAGGGGGAGCTGTACGTCCTGATGCAGGAGGCGGCGATGGGCCCGCCGCCCCCGCTGCCCGCGCTGGAGAGCGGGGCCGGCTGGCGGGAGGCGCTCACGCAGTGGGCGTGGGCGCAGCGCCGGGTGTTCCACCGCAATCTGTGGATGCTCCGCATCCCCGTCTCGGGCCCGCCCGCCAGTCCGAACTCCGTCGCCTGGTGGGAGCAGGGCCTCCAGGCACTCGAAGGCACCGGCCTGGACGCGCGCGAGGAGGTCTCCGTCATCCTGCTCATCAACGGGTTCGTACGGAACGAAGCGCTGCTGATGGGCGATCTCGCGGCCGCCGTGGAAGCGCGCGGCATTCCGGCGCAGGAGGTGACGGACGGGTACACCCGCACCCTGAACCGGCTCGTCGACCCCGTACGCCATCCGTCGCTCTCCCGGCTGCTGGGTTCCGAGGTGCTGGGGGCGCCGCGCGAGCCCGATGACGAATTCAGGTTCGGGCTGGAGCGGGTGCTGGACGGGATCGAGGTTCTGGTGGAGGCGCGGGCGAGGTCCGGGGCCTGA
- a CDS encoding TetR/AcrR family transcriptional regulator, whose amino-acid sequence MVMDGEKPGNEQTSLRERKKRLTYQAASEAAIAMFLERGFDKVSVAEVAAAADISKPTLFRYFPAKEDLVLHRFADHEDEAARVVAARAEAESPLDALRRNFLDGLERGDPVTGLCDVPQVLAFQRLLYGTPSLVARLYAYQSRSEAALARALGDRVQDRLAAGQIIAVLRILALENWRRIDAGESADQVYGDAVEAAELAFAQLRSGLGEQG is encoded by the coding sequence ATGGTCATGGACGGAGAGAAGCCCGGGAACGAGCAGACGAGTCTGCGGGAGCGGAAGAAACGGCTGACCTATCAGGCGGCCTCCGAGGCCGCGATCGCGATGTTCCTGGAGCGGGGCTTCGACAAGGTCTCGGTGGCGGAGGTGGCGGCAGCGGCCGATATCTCGAAGCCGACACTGTTCCGGTACTTCCCGGCCAAGGAGGACCTGGTCCTGCACCGGTTCGCCGACCACGAGGACGAGGCGGCCCGCGTCGTCGCCGCCCGTGCGGAGGCCGAATCCCCCCTGGACGCCCTGCGCCGCAACTTCCTGGACGGTCTGGAGCGGGGCGACCCGGTGACCGGGCTCTGCGATGTGCCTCAGGTGCTGGCGTTCCAGCGGCTGCTGTACGGGACGCCGTCCCTGGTGGCCCGCCTGTACGCCTATCAGAGCCGCTCGGAGGCGGCGCTCGCCCGTGCGCTGGGCGACCGGGTGCAGGACAGGCTGGCCGCGGGCCAGATCATCGCCGTACTGCGCATCCTGGCCCTGGAGAACTGGCGGCGGATCGACGCGGGGGAGAGTGCGGACCAGGTGTACGGGGACGCGGTCGAGGCGGCCGAGCTCGCCTTCGCGCAGTTGCGGTCGGGGCTCGGGGAGCAGGGGTAG
- a CDS encoding DUF2199 domain-containing protein, producing the protein MAIDPGYTCSRCGEHHAELPMGYSTMAPDIWDAGLESDPDSMLSSDQCIVRHEHYFIKGLIEIPVFGSEEPFSWGVWVSLSRENFTRALDVWETPGRESEQPYFGWLSTELGLYSPRTTNLRTNAHTRPIGRRPRIELEPTDHPLAVEQRTGITRDRVREIAEAVLHADDVRA; encoded by the coding sequence ATGGCTATCGACCCCGGCTACACCTGCTCCCGCTGCGGCGAACACCACGCGGAACTCCCGATGGGGTACTCGACCATGGCACCCGACATCTGGGACGCGGGTCTGGAGAGCGACCCCGACAGCATGCTCTCCTCCGACCAGTGCATCGTCAGACACGAGCACTACTTCATCAAGGGTCTGATCGAGATACCCGTGTTCGGCAGCGAGGAGCCCTTCTCCTGGGGTGTCTGGGTCTCGCTCAGCCGGGAGAACTTCACCCGCGCCCTCGATGTGTGGGAGACCCCCGGCCGTGAGTCCGAGCAGCCGTACTTCGGCTGGCTGAGCACCGAGCTGGGGCTGTACTCGCCCCGTACGACCAACCTCAGGACGAACGCCCACACCCGCCCGATCGGCCGGCGCCCCCGCATCGAGCTGGAGCCCACCGACCACCCCCTCGCCGTGGAGCAGCGCACCGGCATCACGCGGGACCGGGTGCGGGAGATCGCCGAAGCGGTGCTGCACGCCGACGACGTCCGGGCCTGA
- the galE gene encoding UDP-glucose 4-epimerase GalE yields the protein MKVLIAGGAGYIGSTVASACSDAGITPVVLDNLVTGRREFARGRAFHEGDIADGPLIDRIFAEHPDIDAVVHCAALIVVPESVADPVGYYRANVAKSLEFAGHLMRNGCTRMIFSSSASIYAAGADLTVDEDSPVAPQSPYARTKAVCEAMFADIAATQPLRVLSLRYFNPVGADPKMRTGLQLPRPSHALGKMIQAQEEGVPFQVTGTDYPTRDGSGIRDYVHVWDLAAAHVAALGAFDTVLPAAGSTVINLGTGTGTTVRELLDAFNDVIDTPVPAVDAGARPGDVAGAYTRSDRAERLLGWRPRYSLAEGIRHSLDWAAVREDVLDGSA from the coding sequence ATGAAGGTCCTGATCGCCGGAGGCGCGGGGTACATCGGCAGTACGGTCGCATCCGCCTGCTCGGACGCCGGGATCACTCCCGTCGTCCTCGACAACCTGGTCACGGGCAGGCGGGAGTTCGCGCGGGGGCGGGCCTTCCACGAGGGCGACATCGCGGACGGTCCCCTGATCGACCGGATCTTCGCCGAGCACCCGGACATCGACGCCGTCGTCCACTGCGCGGCGCTGATCGTGGTCCCGGAATCAGTCGCCGACCCGGTCGGCTACTACCGGGCGAACGTGGCCAAGAGCCTGGAGTTCGCCGGCCACCTGATGCGCAACGGCTGCACCCGCATGATCTTCAGCTCGTCCGCCTCCATCTACGCCGCCGGTGCGGATCTGACGGTCGACGAGGACTCCCCGGTCGCCCCGCAGAGCCCGTACGCGCGCACCAAGGCGGTGTGCGAGGCGATGTTCGCCGACATCGCCGCCACCCAGCCGCTCCGGGTGCTGTCCCTGCGCTACTTCAACCCGGTCGGCGCGGACCCGAAGATGCGCACGGGACTGCAGTTGCCGCGCCCGAGCCATGCCCTGGGCAAGATGATCCAGGCACAGGAGGAGGGCGTTCCGTTCCAGGTCACCGGGACCGACTACCCGACGCGTGACGGTTCCGGCATCCGGGACTACGTCCACGTCTGGGACCTGGCTGCCGCACACGTGGCCGCGCTCGGTGCCTTCGACACCGTCCTGCCTGCGGCCGGCTCCACCGTCATCAACCTGGGCACCGGAACAGGCACCACCGTGCGCGAACTCCTCGACGCCTTCAACGATGTGATCGACACCCCCGTGCCGGCGGTCGACGCCGGAGCGCGGCCTGGCGATGTCGCGGGGGCGTACACCCGGAGCGACCGGGCGGAGCGGCTGCTGGGGTGGCGGCCGCGGTACTCGCTGGCGGAGGGCATTCGCCACTCCCTGGATTGGGCCGCCGTACGCGAGGACGTGCTCGACGGCTCCGCGTAG